A region of Ferruginibacter albus DNA encodes the following proteins:
- a CDS encoding glycoside hydrolase family 3 N-terminal domain-containing protein gives MKFSLQAFYLFLVIGFVVDKGYCQKFPYQNNSLSVEERVKDLVSRMTNEEKIKQLDMYWGKEVTPMTNHEATVYDEKFIARALGNFSIGSVHDFYPAYAAVSNKVQQYIITHSRLGIPVMFIEEGLHGYLGKGSTSFPIPLALSATWDTALIYKVARSIATETRANGTNMILGPLLDIARDPRWGRMEETYGEDTYLVSEIGLAMVKGLQGNGINNNDAVISEPKHFIVHGIPEGGSNTSPVNVGVREMRSVYFPTFEKAVRQGKAWGIMAAYHEIDGLPMVDNKWLLTDVLRKEWGFKGFVLSDLGAIKLTLENHFVASSRTDALAQTLNAGLNMQFYDFVHNDFDRAMDSALQNKMITQQRLDSAVGDVLRVKFELGLFDNPYIDTTLWSKEKHSEFHQQLALQAAQQSICLLKNKGEVLPLKKVSRVALIGKMAVSNYLGGYSNTQDTAISLLTALQQRAKNITIDYTAGISKINNDSALQKAIELVKRSDVAVVALGEELEEIGEGKDRADLDLSDAQMKLIKAVQQTGKPVVVVLMNGRALCINWVAENIPAIVESWFGGEKSGLAIADVLLGNVNPSGKLPVTFPRSVGQIPIYYNHKPTSYHKYVDEKDTPLYAFGYGLSYTTFVYSDLKLPSISLNSDSIIEIKLNLTNSGKVAGTEVVQLYVRDMISSVTTPEKSLRSFSRVYLQPNETKEVVFKLNKKEALSLWNRDMQNVVEPGEFKIMIGSSSDDIRLTGSVEVK, from the coding sequence ATGAAATTTTCATTACAGGCTTTTTACCTTTTTTTAGTAATAGGATTTGTGGTAGATAAAGGCTATTGCCAAAAATTTCCATATCAAAATAATTCTTTATCGGTAGAAGAAAGAGTGAAAGACCTCGTTTCCCGGATGACGAACGAGGAAAAGATAAAACAATTGGACATGTATTGGGGTAAAGAAGTAACCCCTATGACAAACCATGAAGCAACTGTATATGACGAAAAGTTCATTGCCCGGGCTTTGGGTAATTTCTCAATTGGTTCTGTTCACGATTTTTATCCTGCTTATGCAGCTGTTTCCAACAAGGTGCAGCAATATATAATCACACATTCAAGGTTGGGTATTCCTGTAATGTTCATTGAAGAAGGTTTACATGGATATTTGGGCAAGGGTAGTACAAGTTTCCCCATACCCTTGGCCCTTTCAGCCACATGGGACACAGCATTGATATATAAAGTAGCCCGATCTATAGCTACCGAAACAAGAGCCAATGGTACGAATATGATATTAGGTCCATTGCTCGATATTGCGAGAGACCCTCGTTGGGGAAGAATGGAAGAAACCTATGGAGAAGATACATATCTCGTTTCCGAAATTGGCTTGGCAATGGTAAAAGGCTTGCAAGGCAATGGCATTAATAATAATGACGCCGTAATCAGTGAACCGAAACATTTTATTGTACATGGCATACCCGAGGGCGGTAGTAATACAAGCCCGGTAAATGTTGGGGTACGGGAAATGCGTAGCGTATATTTTCCCACATTTGAAAAAGCAGTTCGGCAAGGAAAGGCTTGGGGAATAATGGCTGCTTATCATGAAATTGATGGACTGCCGATGGTTGACAATAAATGGTTGTTGACAGATGTATTGCGCAAGGAGTGGGGCTTCAAAGGATTTGTATTGTCAGATCTGGGAGCAATAAAATTAACATTGGAAAATCATTTTGTAGCAAGCAGTCGTACAGATGCTTTGGCACAAACATTAAATGCCGGATTGAATATGCAGTTCTATGATTTTGTGCACAATGATTTTGATCGTGCTATGGATTCAGCTTTACAAAATAAAATGATAACTCAACAGCGTTTAGACAGTGCTGTTGGTGATGTGCTGCGTGTGAAGTTTGAATTAGGCTTGTTTGACAACCCTTATATAGACACCACTTTATGGAGTAAAGAAAAACATAGTGAATTCCATCAGCAGTTAGCACTACAGGCAGCGCAGCAAAGTATTTGTTTATTAAAAAATAAAGGAGAGGTGCTGCCGCTTAAAAAAGTAAGCAGGGTAGCATTGATAGGTAAAATGGCGGTAAGCAATTACCTCGGCGGATACTCTAATACCCAAGACACTGCCATTTCATTATTAACAGCTTTACAACAAAGAGCAAAGAATATTACTATTGATTACACTGCTGGAATTTCAAAGATCAATAATGATTCAGCATTGCAAAAAGCAATTGAGTTAGTAAAGCGGTCTGATGTAGCGGTAGTTGCCCTGGGTGAAGAATTGGAAGAAATAGGAGAAGGCAAAGATAGAGCTGACCTGGATTTAAGTGATGCACAAATGAAACTGATAAAAGCAGTGCAGCAAACAGGCAAACCTGTTGTGGTTGTGTTAATGAATGGGCGGGCATTGTGTATTAACTGGGTGGCCGAAAATATTCCGGCGATTGTTGAAAGTTGGTTTGGCGGTGAAAAAAGCGGATTGGCAATTGCGGATGTTTTGTTAGGTAATGTAAATCCAAGTGGTAAATTACCTGTAACATTTCCACGTTCGGTAGGGCAAATACCAATTTATTATAATCATAAGCCAACATCTTATCATAAATATGTTGATGAAAAAGATACGCCACTTTACGCTTTTGGCTACGGGTTGAGTTATACTACATTTGTGTATTCCGATTTGAAATTGCCCTCAATATCTTTGAACTCCGATTCGATCATTGAGATCAAGTTGAATCTTACTAACTCAGGAAAAGTTGCCGGAACAGAAGTAGTACAGTTGTACGTGAGAGATATGATATCAAGTGTTACCACTCCAGAAAAATCCTTAAGATCATTTAGCAGGGTTTATTTACAACCAAACGAAACAAAAGAAGTTGTTTTTAAATTAAATAAGAAAGAGGCATTGTCTTTATGGAATAGAGATATGCAAAATGTTGTAGAGCCGGGAGAGTTTAAAATAATGATAGGAAGTTCATCAGATGATATTCGATTAACCGGTAGTGTAGAAGTTAAATAG
- a CDS encoding glycoside hydrolase family 71/99-like protein — protein sequence MNSNRLITLITCILITGILYAQDTTNGYHYPTYKGLVMAGYQGWFNTPTDGAGRSWHHFQRRNVFAPGSCEIDLWPDMTEYQKQYPTDFKFSDGKTATVFSAYDKSTVDLHFKWMKDYGIDGVFMQRFVAEIRSASGKHHFNTVLENAMQAAKLNNRAICIMYDLSGMNPQDVSLVLNDIDELNKKYGLLNKDSIISPTYLHHNGRPLVTVWGVGFNDNRRYGFTEADKIIDGLNQRGYSVMLGVPTYWRDFGFDAIKSDSLHTLIKKCAIAAPWFVGRYEMKDYPKFHQHIVDDMKWCKDNNVDYVPLAFPGFSWRNMNGPNARTIDRENGNFFWQQVAGAKQANASMLYIAMFDEMNEGTSIFKCATKSNLPLNPKGVLVEIDDSLKSDYYLWLAGQAANWFHGDKKYSAIKPVRN from the coding sequence ATGAATAGCAATAGATTGATAACACTTATAACATGCATATTAATTACAGGAATACTATATGCACAGGATACAACTAACGGGTATCATTATCCTACCTATAAAGGATTGGTAATGGCCGGTTACCAGGGATGGTTCAATACACCCACAGATGGAGCCGGTCGTAGCTGGCATCATTTTCAAAGAAGAAACGTGTTTGCTCCGGGTTCATGCGAGATTGATCTATGGCCGGACATGACGGAATATCAAAAACAATATCCTACTGATTTTAAATTCAGCGATGGTAAAACAGCTACAGTTTTCAGCGCTTATGATAAAAGCACGGTTGACCTGCATTTTAAATGGATGAAAGATTACGGAATTGATGGTGTGTTTATGCAGCGTTTTGTTGCAGAGATAAGAAGCGCCAGTGGCAAACATCATTTCAATACTGTATTGGAAAATGCTATGCAGGCAGCAAAGCTCAACAACAGGGCTATATGTATTATGTATGATTTAAGTGGTATGAACCCACAAGATGTTTCTCTGGTATTAAATGATATTGATGAATTGAATAAAAAATATGGGTTGCTGAATAAAGATTCGATCATCTCTCCAACATATCTGCATCATAATGGTAGGCCATTGGTAACAGTTTGGGGCGTGGGTTTTAATGATAATCGCAGGTATGGGTTTACGGAAGCCGATAAAATTATAGATGGACTAAATCAAAGAGGTTATAGTGTAATGTTGGGTGTGCCTACTTACTGGCGTGACTTTGGTTTTGATGCAATAAAAAGTGATAGCCTGCATACATTGATTAAAAAATGTGCTATCGCGGCACCATGGTTTGTTGGTAGGTACGAAATGAAAGATTATCCAAAGTTTCATCAACATATAGTAGATGATATGAAATGGTGTAAAGACAATAATGTGGACTATGTGCCTTTAGCGTTCCCCGGTTTTTCATGGAGGAATATGAATGGACCAAATGCAAGAACGATCGACAGGGAAAATGGAAACTTCTTTTGGCAACAGGTTGCAGGAGCAAAACAAGCTAATGCTTCCATGCTTTACATTGCTATGTTTGATGAAATGAATGAAGGCACATCGATCTTTAAATGCGCTACAAAAAGTAACCTGCCGTTAAATCCAAAAGGGGTTCTTGTAGAAATTGATGACAGTTTAAAAAGTGATTATTATTTATGGTTGGCAGGACAAGCCGCTAACTGGTTTCATGGAGATAAAAAGTATTCTGCAATAAAACCTGTTCGTAACTAA
- a CDS encoding DUF5703 domain-containing protein, giving the protein MKKYCLLFFFIGLISTTFGQRIDVALLNKYNVSWDEPGPTSYQSMPIGNGDIGLNVWTEANGDISFYISKTDAWGEEVKDRGDWMKQGGVLMKLGLVRISVVNNHFKKGDYFRQILKLHESELLITEGTGNNAIDFKIWVDANNPVIRIEQASGYPVSLKVTLDNWRTNGEGDTVLNKSNCIQWYHHNSEKADSALRNIVFGATIDGRGLVKTDKSTLQSSHASVNQVISIYPLTQNVNTPDNWISTNDQQVINLNKTNTETARKAHYKWWDDFWNRSWIFIEGDSIATKTTEGYLLQRYVTACSGRGAYPVKFNGSIFNVDNPDYNGRDKNQPLTPMNADFREWGGQYWFQNTRPMYWPRLQAGDFDIMLPLFKMYANMIKANEPLVRKYYDHAGSYFAETSPFWGGLLYMGPEVKENWTGHYFTPVLELSMMAFDYFEYTQDTAFAKNILLPIASNGILFFDKHFGRDSSGKLLLDPDNSIEMFWKVHNPAPDIAGLHAVLSRLIALPGSLINEQQRKEWIRFQNELPPLPVGTKEGAQVLLPYTGPQIIKSHNAENPELYAIYPFRLYGLGKPDLELAKNTFAIRKFKEKGCWFQDPVQAAMLGLAETAKDYITFNLTRKAPGLKFPAFWDVGADYLPDEDNGGNGENGLQQMLLQTDGKKIMILPAWPKEWNANFKLNAPYKTTIEGKVRNGKLEEIKVIPEYRRQDVIINE; this is encoded by the coding sequence ATGAAAAAATATTGCTTACTTTTCTTTTTTATTGGTTTAATAAGTACAACGTTTGGACAACGTATTGATGTAGCATTATTAAACAAATACAATGTTAGTTGGGATGAACCCGGACCAACATCTTATCAATCTATGCCTATTGGTAATGGTGATATTGGGCTGAATGTATGGACAGAAGCAAACGGCGATATCTCTTTTTATATTTCTAAAACAGATGCATGGGGAGAAGAAGTAAAAGATAGGGGAGATTGGATGAAACAAGGTGGAGTATTGATGAAGTTAGGATTGGTGCGTATAAGTGTTGTCAATAATCATTTTAAAAAAGGAGATTATTTCAGGCAAATATTAAAGTTGCATGAAAGTGAGCTATTGATAACTGAAGGAACGGGTAATAATGCTATTGATTTTAAAATTTGGGTAGATGCTAACAATCCTGTCATTCGTATTGAACAGGCAAGTGGTTATCCTGTTTCACTAAAAGTTACTTTGGATAATTGGAGAACTAACGGCGAAGGAGACACTGTTTTAAATAAATCGAATTGCATTCAATGGTATCATCATAATTCGGAAAAGGCTGATTCTGCTTTAAGAAATATTGTGTTTGGTGCTACAATTGATGGAAGAGGATTAGTAAAAACTGACAAGTCCACATTACAATCATCCCATGCATCAGTTAATCAGGTTATTTCTATTTATCCTCTGACCCAAAATGTGAATACACCTGACAATTGGATTAGTACAAACGATCAACAGGTCATCAACCTAAATAAGACAAATACTGAAACTGCGAGAAAAGCACATTATAAATGGTGGGATGATTTTTGGAACCGTAGTTGGATATTTATAGAGGGTGATAGCATAGCAACTAAAACCACAGAAGGATATTTATTGCAACGGTATGTTACTGCTTGCTCAGGCAGGGGTGCTTACCCGGTAAAATTCAACGGTTCTATTTTTAATGTTGATAACCCGGATTATAATGGCAGAGATAAAAATCAGCCTTTAACTCCAATGAATGCGGACTTTAGAGAATGGGGAGGCCAATATTGGTTTCAAAATACAAGACCTATGTATTGGCCAAGATTGCAGGCAGGAGATTTTGATATAATGCTGCCTTTGTTCAAAATGTATGCGAATATGATCAAGGCAAATGAGCCGTTGGTCAGGAAATATTATGATCATGCCGGTTCTTACTTTGCGGAAACATCTCCGTTTTGGGGCGGACTTTTATATATGGGACCTGAAGTAAAAGAAAACTGGACAGGACATTACTTTACGCCGGTTTTGGAATTGAGCATGATGGCGTTTGATTATTTTGAGTATACCCAGGACACAGCCTTTGCTAAAAATATTTTATTGCCGATAGCCTCCAATGGAATTTTATTCTTTGATAAGCATTTTGGTAGAGATTCTTCGGGCAAATTATTGTTAGATCCTGATAATTCGATTGAAATGTTCTGGAAAGTGCACAACCCTGCTCCCGATATTGCAGGGTTACATGCAGTATTGTCAAGATTGATTGCTTTGCCGGGTAGTTTAATAAACGAACAACAGCGCAAAGAATGGATTCGCTTTCAAAATGAATTGCCACCATTACCCGTAGGTACAAAAGAAGGAGCACAGGTTTTGTTGCCTTATACAGGTCCTCAGATAATAAAATCTCATAATGCAGAAAATCCGGAATTGTATGCGATCTATCCTTTCCGGTTGTATGGTTTGGGAAAGCCTGATCTGGAACTGGCAAAAAATACATTCGCTATCAGAAAATTTAAGGAAAAAGGTTGCTGGTTTCAAGATCCCGTTCAGGCTGCAATGTTGGGTTTGGCTGAAACAGCAAAAGATTACATAACGTTTAACCTTACCCGAAAAGCGCCTGGCTTAAAATTTCCTGCTTTTTGGGATGTGGGTGCCGATTATCTTCCTGATGAAGATAACGGTGGAAATGGCGAAAACGGGTTACAACAAATGTTATTACAAACAGACGGTAAAAAGATCATGATCTTACCGGCTTGGCCAAAAGAATGGAATGCGAATTTTAAATTAAACGCTCCTTATAAAACTACAATAGAAGGAAAAGTGCGAAATGGGAAACTGGAAGAAATAAAAGTTATACCTGAATACAGGAGACAGGATGTTATAATAAATGAATAA
- a CDS encoding glycoside hydrolase family 3 C-terminal domain-containing protein, whose product MNRKQTVQGSDTTMLVKTVLLGTKLFLILFFLSPVQLQAQKNSAQYPFQNATLSFEQRAADLVSRLTLKEKIALMQNNSEAIPRLGIPAYNWWNECLHGVARDGAATVFPQAIGMAAMWDLPLMNKIGETVSTEARAKHEEHVRKGERGIYQGLTFWTPNINIFRDPRWGRGQETYGEDPFLTGATGVAFVKGLQGNDPKYFKVIATAKHFAVHSGSEYNRHWFNAEVSKQDLFDTYLPAFENLVTNGKVYSIMGAYNRVDGVPACANAFLLDTVLRKRWGFKGYVVSDCGAITDIYRGHKYAATESQAAAFAVNAGCDLTCGSEYISLEEAVAKGEITEQQINVSVSRLLLALFKLGMFDKNVAYANIPFNENNSPAHDELSKKASLESMVLLQNKGILPLSKSIKSIAVVGPFADELTVLRGNYNGDATNPISFLKGIGNFVGEKVTVTTNNYIRVPDADYANEKNAKDSIELLVKDCANADVVVFCGGLSPGVEGEEGPVEKKGFFHGDRTSLDLPDVQLAALKALKASGKKIILVLTNGGALSLNWENENLDAILEAWYPGQNGGSAVADILFGAYNPAGRLPVTFYKSVNDLPAFEDYNMQGRTYKYFAGTPLYTFGYGLSYSTFDYQTITLSKESASQKDSVQVSIALKNTSAVDGEEVVQLYASSFTMQQFRPIKTLIGFSRVSVKAGETKTVIIPVSTQSLRQFNTQKNNYEVYQGMYSIQAGSSSNDIHLATNLKIE is encoded by the coding sequence ATGAATAGAAAACAAACTGTACAAGGGAGTGACACAACAATGCTGGTTAAAACTGTGTTGTTAGGTACAAAACTATTTTTAATACTATTTTTTTTGTCGCCCGTACAATTGCAGGCGCAGAAAAATAGTGCACAATATCCTTTTCAGAATGCAACACTTTCTTTTGAACAACGTGCAGCAGATCTCGTAAGCCGGTTAACACTAAAAGAAAAGATCGCATTGATGCAGAATAATTCCGAAGCAATACCACGATTAGGAATTCCTGCATACAATTGGTGGAATGAGTGTTTACATGGTGTAGCAAGAGATGGAGCAGCCACCGTGTTTCCGCAAGCCATTGGCATGGCTGCTATGTGGGATCTGCCATTGATGAACAAGATCGGTGAAACGGTATCAACAGAAGCAAGAGCTAAACATGAAGAACATGTGCGCAAAGGTGAGCGAGGTATTTACCAAGGCTTAACTTTTTGGACGCCTAACATAAATATTTTCAGAGATCCACGCTGGGGCAGAGGGCAAGAAACCTATGGAGAAGATCCATTTTTAACAGGTGCTACCGGAGTTGCTTTTGTAAAAGGCTTGCAGGGCAATGATCCCAAATACTTTAAAGTAATTGCAACCGCCAAACATTTTGCAGTACATAGCGGCAGCGAATACAATCGTCATTGGTTTAATGCGGAAGTTAGTAAACAGGATTTATTCGATACGTATCTTCCGGCATTTGAAAATTTAGTAACTAACGGCAAGGTATACTCTATAATGGGGGCATATAACCGTGTGGACGGAGTGCCTGCTTGTGCTAATGCTTTTTTACTGGATACAGTGTTACGTAAACGTTGGGGATTTAAGGGATATGTAGTTTCTGATTGTGGAGCTATAACAGATATTTATCGTGGACATAAATATGCAGCAACAGAATCTCAGGCTGCTGCATTTGCCGTAAATGCCGGCTGCGATCTTACTTGTGGCAGCGAATATATTTCTTTAGAAGAAGCTGTTGCAAAAGGAGAAATAACCGAGCAACAAATCAATGTTTCTGTTTCAAGATTATTATTGGCTTTGTTTAAGCTGGGAATGTTTGATAAGAATGTCGCATATGCAAATATTCCGTTCAATGAAAATAATAGTCCGGCACATGATGAACTCTCGAAGAAAGCATCTTTAGAAAGTATGGTGCTGTTACAAAATAAAGGAATATTGCCTTTGTCAAAATCCATTAAAAGCATTGCAGTTGTTGGACCTTTTGCAGATGAGTTGACAGTGTTGCGTGGTAATTATAATGGCGACGCAACAAACCCGATTTCTTTTTTGAAAGGGATAGGAAATTTTGTCGGAGAAAAAGTTACTGTTACAACCAATAATTACATCCGTGTGCCGGATGCAGATTATGCCAATGAAAAAAATGCAAAAGACAGTATTGAATTATTAGTGAAAGATTGTGCGAATGCAGATGTAGTTGTTTTCTGCGGAGGTTTATCGCCGGGTGTAGAAGGTGAAGAAGGGCCTGTTGAGAAAAAAGGATTTTTTCACGGCGACAGAACATCATTGGATCTGCCGGATGTGCAATTAGCTGCATTAAAAGCGTTGAAAGCAAGCGGAAAGAAAATTATTTTGGTATTAACTAACGGTGGCGCTTTGTCGTTGAATTGGGAAAATGAAAACCTGGATGCGATCCTTGAAGCATGGTATCCGGGACAGAATGGCGGTAGTGCTGTCGCAGATATTTTATTTGGTGCTTATAATCCTGCAGGTCGTTTGCCCGTTACATTTTATAAGTCAGTAAATGATCTGCCTGCATTTGAAGATTATAATATGCAGGGTAGAACCTATAAATATTTTGCAGGAACTCCTTTATATACTTTTGGCTATGGATTAAGCTATTCAACTTTTGACTATCAAACAATAACGCTTTCAAAAGAAAGCGCATCGCAAAAAGATTCTGTCCAGGTAAGTATTGCACTAAAAAATACTTCAGCTGTTGATGGAGAAGAAGTGGTGCAGTTATACGCTTCTTCATTTACCATGCAGCAGTTCCGGCCAATTAAAACATTGATCGGCTTTTCAAGAGTTTCAGTAAAGGCGGGAGAAACAAAAACGGTGATTATACCTGTTTCAACACAATCATTACGTCAGTTCAATACTCAGAAGAATAATTACGAAGTATACCAAGGAATGTATTCTATCCAGGCAGGAAGCTCCAGCAATGATATTCACCTGGCAACAAATTTAAAAATCGAATAA
- a CDS encoding DUF805 domain-containing protein: MFKSPFSFNGMISRREFGLSILICNVGIVGLFFIMLAIGWKLGYFFIAFLLFVMVWFRVAQGTKRCHDIGLSGWHQLIPLFTFVLLFTKSNHINNRYFNKENSIVKGICKIVSIGDNIVQVEMSDGQLKDLHRIVLSVNAKPGDLIQHINNGKYVVVDKDGNLVFRI, encoded by the coding sequence ATGTTCAAATCGCCTTTTTCTTTCAATGGTATGATCTCAAGAAGAGAGTTTGGGCTGTCGATATTAATATGTAATGTCGGGATAGTTGGGCTTTTTTTTATAATGTTAGCTATAGGTTGGAAGCTGGGGTATTTCTTTATAGCATTTTTACTGTTTGTGATGGTGTGGTTTAGGGTAGCCCAGGGAACTAAGAGATGTCATGATATCGGGCTAAGCGGATGGCATCAATTGATCCCACTCTTTACTTTTGTTTTACTGTTTACAAAAAGCAATCATATAAACAACCGTTATTTTAATAAAGAAAATTCCATTGTAAAAGGAATTTGTAAAATTGTATCCATAGGGGACAACATTGTTCAGGTGGAAATGAGTGACGGGCAATTAAAGGACCTGCATCGTATTGTTTTATCGGTTAATGCCAAGCCCGGCGACTTAATACAACATATAAACAATGGTAAATATGTAGTGGTGGATAAAGATGGCAATTTGGTTTTTAGGATATGA
- a CDS encoding GDSL-type esterase/lipase family protein translates to MKYAFIILISFLFGITSIAQSKVVDTLVYNHTIRIACIGASTTYGGNIENREVNSFPAQLGKMLGSKWDVKNFGVDASGIIKKGSLPYWNTQAFKDAQAFLPNIVIFNIGVNDVQPQNWQYKDEFLSDYIEMITIFQNLSSHPKIYLCREIPVFQDKWGIRASVVNKELDPMKKKLAHQLKIPMIDLYKPLKQHSDLFPDGIHPNAAGATIMAKTIFKALTGKTVK, encoded by the coding sequence ATGAAATATGCCTTCATCATATTGATAAGTTTTCTTTTTGGAATAACATCAATTGCCCAAAGCAAAGTTGTTGATACTTTGGTATATAATCATACGATTCGTATTGCCTGCATCGGTGCAAGTACAACCTATGGTGGCAATATAGAAAACAGGGAGGTAAATTCTTTTCCTGCGCAGCTTGGGAAAATGCTTGGTAGTAAATGGGATGTAAAAAATTTCGGAGTGGATGCATCAGGAATAATAAAGAAAGGAAGCTTGCCCTATTGGAATACACAGGCATTTAAAGATGCACAAGCTTTTCTTCCTAACATCGTGATCTTTAATATTGGAGTGAATGATGTGCAGCCACAGAACTGGCAATATAAAGATGAATTCTTAAGTGACTATATTGAAATGATAACCATCTTTCAAAATTTATCTTCTCACCCTAAAATATATTTATGCAGAGAGATCCCTGTGTTCCAGGATAAATGGGGAATAAGGGCTTCTGTAGTAAATAAGGAATTAGATCCCATGAAAAAGAAACTGGCGCACCAACTTAAAATACCAATGATCGATCTATACAAACCATTGAAACAACATAGTGATCTATTCCCGGATGGTATTCATCCAAATGCCGCAGGCGCAACCATCATGGCAAAAACTATTTTTAAAGCATTAACAGGTAAGACAGTAAAATAA